One region of Paenibacillus polymyxa M1 genomic DNA includes:
- a CDS encoding helix-turn-helix transcriptional regulator: MKKTHTSDHIKIPPGFWTGLHELGISAHDVAHKARLPLNIMTEPVVTPAQYFAIWQAYSDLIGDTAKGIIKLATVFETTKYPPTVLACYHARNYRDALNRMARYKQLCPPETLRITEEGEHCTIELEWLYTEQPGPPMLVGITLACLLELGRRGTGQPLTAQLVEFSQSMGDVQALEAYFGCRIRIDAKCNRMTLHRRDLDLPFVSYNEELLEILTPVLDRSLAEQQRNCSITEMVKWIIKRSLTGGRPDIEAIAKELNMSDRTLQRRLTDQNTNFKHLLTQARHEQARKYLADPSLDIKEVAFLIGYEDQNSFYRAFRLWEGDTPLNWRTKHLAANSISEGQLGRPSIH; this comes from the coding sequence ATGAAGAAGACTCATACCTCTGACCATATTAAAATTCCGCCAGGATTTTGGACGGGATTACACGAATTAGGAATTTCTGCTCACGACGTAGCTCATAAAGCACGGCTGCCGCTTAACATTATGACAGAACCAGTAGTCACCCCAGCCCAATATTTCGCGATCTGGCAGGCTTATTCCGATCTCATTGGTGACACTGCCAAAGGAATCATCAAGCTTGCAACCGTCTTTGAAACAACGAAGTACCCACCGACCGTCTTAGCGTGTTACCACGCTCGTAACTACCGCGACGCTCTAAATCGAATGGCTCGGTACAAACAATTATGTCCCCCTGAAACCTTACGTATCACTGAAGAGGGCGAGCACTGTACAATCGAACTGGAATGGCTGTATACCGAGCAGCCTGGTCCACCGATGCTGGTCGGTATTACGCTGGCATGTCTTCTGGAGCTTGGGCGCCGGGGCACTGGTCAACCTTTGACGGCACAGCTTGTGGAATTTTCGCAATCAATGGGAGATGTACAAGCTCTTGAAGCTTACTTCGGTTGCCGTATCCGGATTGATGCAAAATGTAATCGAATGACGCTACATCGAAGAGATCTGGACCTCCCTTTTGTTTCGTACAACGAAGAATTGCTGGAGATTCTCACTCCCGTCCTAGACCGATCTCTGGCTGAACAGCAGCGCAACTGCTCCATTACCGAAATGGTCAAATGGATTATAAAACGGAGCCTCACAGGAGGACGCCCTGATATTGAGGCTATCGCGAAGGAACTCAACATGAGCGATCGCACGTTGCAGCGCCGGCTCACTGACCAAAACACGAACTTTAAGCATCTGCTGACACAAGCTAGACATGAGCAGGCACGAAAGTACTTGGCAGACCCATCGCTTGATATTAAAGAAGTAGCTTTCTTGATTGGATATGAAGACCAGAACTCGTTCTATCGGGCTTTCCGCCTTTGGGAAGGTGACACTCCTTTAAATTGGCGTACTAAACATTTAGCTGCAAACTCAATATCAGAAGGACAGCTCGGAAGACCGTCAATTCATTAA
- a CDS encoding glycoside hydrolase family 5 protein gives MSFNSFTKPLIMILLFSLLTLLFQAALPATPASAAACANPVSYFGEMKASGNKINGSKTNRPMMVKGSSFFWSNWSGPFWNTATVNRMVDEFQVEIVRAAYGVDPSGNPYNTADESKVRDVVNAAIAKGIYVIIDWHSHDAHNNVNAAKSFFSRMAQEYGSYDNVIFEIYNEPTQVSWGTIKSYAEQVIPAIRQHSDNLIVVGTPFWSQNVDQAANDPITSSSNIAYTLHFYAGTHFQSLRDKANYAMSKGIPLFVTEMGFVNADGDGGINYDSTNQWLDWMNQNNLSWANWAINDKTEGASIFNTNGSLTAGGNYLKSILAGHAPYAEWRQNAACGGSSANTLYDFEGSTQGWTGSNISDGPWSVNEWSSKGSNSLKADIIMSANSQHYLLLSQSRNLSGKATLSATVKHASWDSAGDGLNAKIYAKTGSGWAWYAGKAVKINSSGGTTLSFNLASVPNLDDVREIGIQFLASANSSGKSAVYVDNVTLQ, from the coding sequence ATGTCGTTCAATTCATTCACTAAGCCATTAATCATGATCCTACTGTTCAGTTTATTAACGCTACTTTTTCAAGCGGCCTTACCTGCAACGCCCGCTTCTGCAGCTGCCTGCGCAAACCCTGTAAGTTATTTCGGTGAAATGAAAGCAAGTGGAAACAAGATTAACGGCTCCAAAACGAATCGGCCTATGATGGTCAAAGGGTCGAGCTTCTTCTGGAGCAACTGGTCCGGTCCATTTTGGAATACCGCCACGGTGAATCGGATGGTGGATGAATTCCAAGTAGAGATCGTAAGAGCGGCATATGGCGTGGACCCCAGCGGAAATCCGTATAACACGGCCGATGAATCCAAAGTTCGTGACGTGGTCAATGCGGCAATTGCTAAGGGGATCTATGTTATTATCGATTGGCACTCACATGACGCGCACAACAACGTCAACGCCGCTAAAAGTTTCTTCAGCCGCATGGCGCAGGAATACGGAAGCTATGATAACGTCATTTTCGAGATCTATAACGAACCTACGCAAGTCTCGTGGGGGACAATCAAAAGTTACGCTGAGCAAGTTATTCCAGCCATTCGTCAACATTCTGACAATCTAATTGTCGTTGGTACGCCATTCTGGTCTCAGAATGTAGACCAGGCAGCGAACGATCCCATTACATCCTCTAGTAATATCGCCTATACATTGCACTTTTACGCTGGAACTCATTTTCAGTCGCTCCGGGACAAAGCCAACTACGCAATGAGTAAGGGCATCCCGCTATTTGTTACCGAGATGGGCTTTGTTAACGCGGATGGCGACGGCGGCATTAATTACGATTCCACGAACCAATGGCTTGACTGGATGAACCAGAATAACCTGTCATGGGCCAACTGGGCGATTAATGACAAGACAGAAGGCGCCAGTATTTTCAATACGAACGGGAGTCTCACAGCAGGAGGTAACTATCTGAAAAGCATTCTAGCCGGGCACGCACCGTATGCCGAGTGGAGGCAGAATGCGGCTTGCGGTGGCAGTAGCGCAAACACATTATATGACTTCGAGGGTAGTACGCAGGGCTGGACCGGTTCGAATATATCCGATGGTCCATGGAGCGTAAACGAGTGGTCATCCAAGGGCAGTAATTCTCTTAAAGCGGATATCATCATGTCTGCTAATTCCCAGCACTACCTGCTTCTCTCACAAAGCCGCAACCTTAGTGGTAAGGCAACGCTAAGCGCGACCGTCAAACATGCATCTTGGGACTCCGCAGGTGACGGACTCAATGCCAAGATTTATGCCAAGACAGGATCAGGTTGGGCTTGGTATGCTGGCAAAGCTGTCAAGATAAATTCTTCTGGAGGTACGACGCTGTCGTTCAACCTTGCATCTGTACCCAATCTTGACGATGTTAGGGAAATCGGCATACAATTTCTTGCCTCGGCGAACAGCAGCGGTAAGTCAGCCGTTTACGTTGACAACGTGACACTTCAATAA
- a CDS encoding NADH:flavin oxidoreductase/NADH oxidase, which translates to MKDLFSAYKFKGLELKNRVVMPPMCQYSVEKKDGIATDWHFMHYVSRAIGGTGFIIIEMTDVEPDGRISDFDLGLWSDEQIPALKRIVDACHSYGAKVGIQIAHAGRKAEDAEVPVAPSAIPFDEKSKLPRALSTQEVKEMVEKFRGAVARAVKAGVDAIELHGAHGYLIHQFHSPLTNQRDDEYGKDLTKFGREIIQAAKAEMPEDMPLIMRISAKEYVEGGYDIQESISFAKEYQQAGVDIFDISSGGEGPIAAWGRPGSHAAYQVTLAREIRQALEVPVIAVGRLDDPILANAVVGNEDADLVAVGRGMLRNPYWALEAATNLKKETTIPKQYTTGF; encoded by the coding sequence ATGAAAGATTTATTTAGTGCTTATAAATTTAAAGGCTTGGAATTAAAGAACCGGGTCGTCATGCCTCCAATGTGTCAATATTCTGTTGAAAAAAAAGATGGTATAGCTACCGATTGGCATTTCATGCACTACGTAAGTCGTGCAATTGGTGGAACTGGATTTATTATAATTGAAATGACCGATGTAGAACCCGATGGACGGATTTCTGATTTCGATCTGGGATTGTGGTCTGATGAGCAAATTCCTGCATTGAAAAGAATTGTAGATGCCTGCCATAGTTATGGAGCAAAAGTAGGTATCCAAATTGCTCATGCTGGACGTAAAGCAGAAGATGCTGAGGTGCCTGTTGCTCCGTCCGCTATTCCATTTGATGAGAAATCTAAATTACCCAGAGCTCTTTCAACACAAGAAGTTAAAGAAATGGTGGAGAAGTTCCGCGGTGCTGTAGCACGTGCTGTGAAGGCCGGAGTTGATGCCATTGAATTGCATGGAGCTCACGGATACTTAATCCATCAATTTCACTCTCCTCTTACCAACCAAAGAGATGATGAATACGGGAAAGATCTTACAAAGTTTGGTCGGGAAATTATTCAGGCAGCCAAGGCAGAGATGCCGGAAGACATGCCGCTTATCATGCGTATTTCCGCTAAAGAATACGTAGAAGGAGGATACGACATTCAAGAAAGCATTTCTTTTGCCAAAGAATATCAACAAGCAGGAGTAGATATTTTTGATATTTCTTCAGGCGGGGAAGGACCTATCGCTGCGTGGGGTAGACCAGGCAGTCACGCAGCATACCAAGTGACACTTGCTCGAGAAATCAGACAAGCACTCGAAGTTCCAGTCATTGCAGTCGGAAGACTCGATGATCCGATCCTGGCAAACGCTGTAGTAGGAAATGAGGACGCAGATCTTGTGGCTGTCGGGAGAGGAATGTTAAGAAACCCTTATTGGGCTCTTGAGGCGGCAACAAACTTGAAAAAAGAAACAACGATCCCGAAACAGTATACTACAGGTTTTTAG
- a CDS encoding LacI family DNA-binding transcriptional regulator, which translates to MASIHEVAKQAGVSVATVSKVINNYSDVSSKTRNKVNKAIELLNYQPNVVARSLVKKRSWTVGMFLLDFFTNPFISELLDGLRKSLEDSGYDLLFLSPNLSNPDYTFTKHCISRNVDGVVMFGVDRTNQNFLDLLQAEMPTMMIDTDLLGPRTGYVTADNRIGAYLGVQHLVELGHKRIAFISGDLGCLVGQTRFSGYQEGLRSNDLPYYDQYVEVEKYSIEGGYKAMKRLLQLPEAPSGVICSSDYMATGAIEAIREIGMRVPDHISVVGFDNTFYAELSMPKLTTINQNITLMGMKAGEHLIRMIENPDYSPPTEIVPANLVVRDSTGEYKE; encoded by the coding sequence GTGGCATCTATTCATGAGGTGGCGAAACAAGCAGGGGTATCGGTGGCAACGGTATCCAAAGTGATTAATAATTATTCTGATGTCAGCAGCAAAACGAGAAATAAGGTGAACAAGGCGATTGAATTGCTGAACTACCAGCCGAATGTGGTTGCCCGAAGCCTCGTGAAAAAGCGTTCCTGGACGGTCGGGATGTTCCTGCTGGATTTCTTCACGAATCCTTTTATTTCGGAGCTTCTTGATGGGTTAAGAAAGTCTCTTGAAGATAGCGGTTATGACCTGCTCTTTCTATCACCGAATCTTAGCAATCCCGATTATACCTTCACTAAGCATTGCATCAGCCGCAATGTAGATGGAGTTGTCATGTTTGGTGTCGATCGAACTAATCAAAATTTTTTGGATCTACTTCAGGCTGAGATGCCGACGATGATGATCGATACCGATCTGCTGGGACCTAGAACCGGATATGTAACAGCCGACAATCGCATAGGTGCTTACTTAGGTGTTCAGCATTTGGTGGAACTCGGACATAAACGCATCGCTTTTATTTCAGGGGATTTGGGATGTCTGGTTGGTCAAACGAGATTTTCCGGGTATCAGGAGGGGCTGCGCTCGAACGATCTTCCTTACTACGACCAATATGTGGAGGTAGAGAAATACAGCATTGAAGGTGGATATAAGGCGATGAAGCGCCTGCTACAGCTTCCGGAAGCACCGTCTGGCGTAATCTGCTCTTCAGACTATATGGCGACCGGTGCGATCGAAGCAATTCGCGAAATCGGAATGCGAGTACCTGATCATATTTCCGTTGTTGGGTTTGACAACACATTCTATGCGGAACTGTCCATGCCCAAGCTTACAACAATCAATCAGAACATTACGCTAATGGGAATGAAAGCAGGAGAGCATCTCATCCGAATGATTGAGAATCCCGATTATTCACCGCCAACGGAGATTGTCCCGGCAAATCTGGTTGTACGAGACTCGACAGGAGAGTATAAGGAATAG
- a CDS encoding LysR family transcriptional regulator, translating to MELLQLQYFLTVAHLEHVTEAARSLHVTQSSLSKTIQRLEEDLGVPLFDRTGRKLRLNEFGSRFLYRAERALFELEQGKQELSDLSSPEHGTLELAVTTASTLPGILREFRRKRPYIQFHVQMLTTQEMVTLLHRGEVDFCLSSPPVEGDDIECKIVCIDPILVAVPKGHRLADRNSVSLTELREEWFVGVKRGYGTRDLVDSVCMSEGFVPNYVYEGDEPARLSTLVEAEIGIAFIPSTARNSQEHLKYLQVENHELIREIALLWNRNRYISRAAQEFREIVVEYFATNSK from the coding sequence ATGGAACTTCTTCAACTGCAATATTTTCTCACGGTAGCTCATTTGGAACATGTAACCGAAGCTGCACGAAGTCTGCACGTTACTCAATCGTCGCTCAGCAAAACGATTCAACGCTTGGAGGAAGATTTGGGAGTCCCTTTATTCGATCGAACAGGGAGGAAACTGCGATTGAATGAGTTCGGAAGCAGATTCCTTTACCGTGCAGAAAGGGCTTTATTTGAATTAGAACAGGGGAAGCAGGAGCTTAGCGACTTATCCAGCCCAGAACACGGAACTCTCGAATTGGCAGTGACCACCGCAAGCACATTACCAGGTATTCTTCGAGAGTTTCGGAGAAAACGGCCCTATATTCAATTTCATGTACAAATGCTGACCACACAGGAAATGGTTACACTTCTTCATAGAGGAGAAGTTGATTTTTGCTTGTCTTCACCTCCTGTTGAAGGCGATGACATCGAATGTAAAATCGTATGTATCGACCCCATTCTTGTAGCTGTTCCAAAGGGGCATCGGCTTGCGGATCGAAATAGCGTATCCTTGACAGAGCTAAGGGAAGAATGGTTTGTCGGCGTAAAAAGAGGCTATGGTACTCGTGATTTAGTGGATTCTGTATGCATGTCGGAAGGATTTGTGCCTAACTATGTGTACGAGGGGGATGAACCTGCAAGGCTTAGTACTCTTGTGGAAGCCGAAATTGGGATAGCTTTCATACCGAGCACGGCACGAAATTCGCAGGAACATCTCAAATATCTCCAGGTAGAGAATCACGAATTGATACGTGAGATTGCTTTATTATGGAACAGGAATCGGTATATTTCGCGGGCTGCTCAGGAATTCCGCGAGATAGTAGTAGAATATTTTGCGACGAATTCCAAATAG
- a CDS encoding MFS transporter, whose protein sequence is MSVRSWWLMISVGLGILLNPLNSSMVSVAIPSLQNVFQLDFTGVSWIIFSFYIASSIAQPIMGKASDLFGRRKMFLIGLVVAFIASLLAPLSPTFGWLIVFRIVQSIGTSMMVGVGMAIVRIHITEKQATALSVLSIFLSGAAAIGPFIGGVLVHWWNWPAIFFINIPFVVASFLLAWRTIPKDESPTSVARNMSFRKWFDLIDARGILLFTLGLVALLVGLLSAKSSGHISLENVIVGLIGLVALGAFVRYELKATSPFIPLRTFAKYPALTWVNVEFMFVNVLYYSLFFGLPSYLQVVRHVSEFQTGILMLSLGLCSLAASPIAGRWIDKSGPRPALLVSAILMTLGSVWLVTLNPTSPVISVCLALAAFGISNGLNNVGMQAALFQSSPKEIIGVASGLFNTSRYLGTIFSSLLIGIVMGGKFSFEGFQVLGIVLTVIALTLVFMSRRRLDSGQLRES, encoded by the coding sequence ATGAGTGTTCGCAGCTGGTGGTTAATGATTTCAGTTGGTCTAGGGATATTATTGAACCCATTAAATTCTTCGATGGTTTCTGTTGCAATTCCAAGTCTGCAAAATGTGTTCCAACTTGACTTTACAGGTGTTTCCTGGATTATTTTTTCTTTCTACATTGCAAGTAGCATAGCTCAACCTATCATGGGAAAGGCCAGCGATTTATTCGGCCGTAGGAAGATGTTTCTTATTGGACTTGTTGTAGCCTTCATTGCATCATTATTAGCTCCGTTGTCACCAACCTTTGGATGGCTCATCGTGTTCCGCATTGTACAATCCATCGGAACAAGTATGATGGTTGGGGTTGGAATGGCCATTGTTCGAATTCATATTACAGAGAAACAAGCGACTGCGCTGTCTGTTTTGTCCATTTTCCTATCAGGAGCGGCAGCAATTGGACCCTTTATTGGCGGGGTTTTGGTTCATTGGTGGAATTGGCCTGCCATCTTTTTCATCAATATTCCGTTTGTGGTAGCCAGCTTTCTATTGGCTTGGAGGACTATTCCTAAGGACGAATCGCCAACATCTGTTGCACGCAACATGTCCTTTCGTAAATGGTTTGATTTAATTGATGCAAGAGGGATCCTACTCTTCACATTAGGGCTGGTTGCCCTGCTCGTCGGATTACTCTCGGCAAAATCATCTGGGCATATCTCGTTAGAAAACGTCATTGTCGGGTTAATAGGCCTCGTTGCGCTGGGGGCATTCGTACGATATGAGTTAAAAGCGACGTCACCCTTTATTCCTTTACGCACGTTCGCCAAATATCCTGCGTTGACTTGGGTTAATGTCGAATTCATGTTCGTTAACGTACTCTATTACTCGCTTTTTTTCGGGCTTCCGTCCTACTTGCAAGTGGTAAGGCATGTAAGCGAGTTCCAAACAGGGATTCTCATGCTAAGCTTAGGCTTGTGCTCGCTTGCTGCTTCTCCAATAGCAGGACGATGGATTGATAAATCAGGACCCAGACCGGCATTACTGGTATCGGCAATCCTGATGACATTGGGATCTGTGTGGCTTGTAACATTAAATCCAACTTCTCCGGTGATCAGCGTGTGTTTGGCTTTGGCTGCATTCGGTATTAGCAACGGACTGAACAATGTAGGTATGCAAGCAGCCTTGTTCCAAAGTTCTCCAAAAGAAATAATCGGTGTAGCATCCGGATTATTTAATACATCAAGATATCTGGGAACCATTTTCTCTTCATTATTGATAGGTATCGTAATGGGAGGTAAGTTCAGCTTCGAGGGATTTCAAGTGCTTGGAATTGTCCTTACGGTAATTGCATTGACTTTGGTATTCATGAGTCGGCGACGCCTGGATTCAGGACAATTGCGAGAGTCATAG
- a CDS encoding MFS transporter, translating to MEKSIEKRIPKSLIWLCVLAFFSVLNETVFNVSLPDIAAQFGIKPSAANYVNTSFILSFAVGTAVYGKISDIYGVKKLVLISMMIYSGGSLFGLLFHAWFPILLVARFIQGAGASAVPGLIMVIVTKSIEKQHQGKAFGMIGSTVALGEGFGPIVGGWIADYVHWSYLFFLPMMTLVTLPFFLRTLPDEPMKKGGLDVLGGLLFVLGIVSFTLFTTHYEWWYLTNSVILFIGFVLRIRRAKEPFVEPALFKMRRFIVGVFVGGILLGTVAGFMSMIPYMMREVHQMPTSLIGGGVLFPGTLSVILFGIVGGSLVDRQGARFVMVAGLLLLVMGLFIVSLFADRSLWIISGALVLIFGGLSFVKTVISTIVAGSLSADESGSGMGFLNFSCFLAEGIGIAIVGGLLTQLRCNFPILPIVTDVAAYLYSNLTLLLLAVVITGGAIFMIVFKGEKASLDH from the coding sequence ATGGAAAAATCGATTGAGAAACGTATTCCTAAATCTTTGATTTGGCTGTGCGTGCTTGCATTTTTCAGCGTATTGAATGAGACGGTGTTCAACGTATCGTTGCCCGACATTGCCGCTCAATTTGGAATTAAGCCATCCGCTGCAAATTATGTTAATACCAGCTTCATTCTTTCTTTTGCCGTAGGAACGGCCGTTTACGGAAAAATATCGGACATTTACGGCGTAAAAAAACTGGTTCTCATCAGTATGATGATATATAGCGGGGGATCGCTGTTTGGCTTGCTTTTTCATGCCTGGTTTCCGATTTTGCTTGTTGCACGATTTATCCAAGGAGCGGGTGCTTCTGCCGTCCCCGGACTGATTATGGTCATCGTTACCAAAAGTATCGAAAAGCAGCATCAAGGAAAAGCTTTTGGAATGATTGGATCGACCGTTGCTCTGGGAGAAGGTTTTGGTCCTATAGTTGGAGGCTGGATCGCGGACTATGTACATTGGTCCTATCTGTTTTTCCTGCCAATGATGACGCTTGTCACACTACCTTTTTTCTTACGGACGCTGCCTGACGAACCTATGAAAAAAGGTGGGCTTGATGTTCTGGGAGGCCTGCTCTTTGTTCTTGGAATTGTTTCGTTCACTTTATTTACGACACATTACGAGTGGTGGTATTTGACCAACAGTGTCATTCTTTTCATAGGATTTGTGCTGAGAATTCGAAGAGCTAAGGAACCTTTCGTAGAACCAGCTTTATTCAAGATGAGAAGGTTTATTGTCGGCGTATTTGTAGGGGGAATACTTCTAGGGACCGTTGCAGGATTTATGTCTATGATCCCTTACATGATGAGAGAAGTACACCAGATGCCGACAAGCCTTATCGGAGGCGGTGTTCTGTTTCCAGGAACGCTTAGCGTGATTCTTTTTGGGATCGTTGGCGGTTCTTTGGTCGATAGGCAGGGAGCTCGTTTTGTCATGGTTGCAGGGTTATTGCTTCTCGTGATGGGGCTTTTCATCGTTTCACTTTTTGCCGATCGTAGCCTCTGGATCATTTCAGGAGCATTGGTTTTGATTTTTGGTGGGCTATCCTTTGTCAAAACGGTCATCTCAACCATTGTGGCAGGCTCGCTAAGTGCTGACGAATCAGGCTCAGGTATGGGGTTTTTAAATTTTTCCTGCTTTTTGGCGGAAGGGATTGGTATCGCAATTGTAGGAGGACTGCTTACACAGCTTAGGTGCAACTTTCCTATTCTCCCGATCGTTACTGACGTTGCAGCATATTTGTACAGCAATTTGACGTTACTACTTCTAGCTGTAGTAATTACAGGCGGTGCCATTTTTATGATCGTATTTAAGGGAGAAAAGGCTTCCTTGGATCATTAA
- a CDS encoding SDR family NAD(P)-dependent oxidoreductase translates to MDMSLNNKTALITGSTKGIGKAIAIELAKEGVNVLINGRNYDEVEQTVNEIKSKFPTTSPQNATADIVDKEQRKALFEKYPEVDILVNNMGIYEIMQYEDVDDEVWEKYFRTNVLAANGLAKFYLSKMLKNDYGRIVFIASEEAIMPSGQMPQYCMTKSMLLSLSKSLSKLTRGTEVTVNTIMPGPTLSENVHQIIEGIYTNENMTFSEKEKQFMAANLPQSEIQRFIRPIEIGRLAAFVCSPYASAFKGSPIRMDGGMVPTIF, encoded by the coding sequence ATGGATATGAGTTTAAACAATAAAACTGCTTTAATAACAGGATCAACGAAAGGTATAGGTAAAGCAATAGCGATTGAACTTGCCAAAGAAGGTGTGAATGTACTTATTAATGGACGGAATTATGATGAGGTAGAACAAACAGTAAATGAAATAAAGTCAAAGTTCCCAACTACCTCTCCCCAAAATGCTACGGCCGATATTGTGGATAAAGAGCAAAGAAAAGCATTATTTGAAAAATACCCCGAAGTTGATATTTTGGTTAACAATATGGGTATTTACGAAATTATGCAGTATGAGGACGTTGACGATGAAGTGTGGGAAAAATACTTCCGTACTAATGTTCTTGCTGCAAATGGATTAGCTAAATTTTACTTATCTAAAATGTTGAAAAACGATTATGGACGCATTGTTTTCATTGCGAGTGAAGAAGCAATTATGCCTTCAGGACAAATGCCTCAATATTGTATGACCAAATCCATGCTGCTATCATTGTCAAAAAGCTTGTCTAAATTAACAAGAGGTACAGAAGTTACCGTTAATACAATCATGCCAGGACCAACACTTTCTGAAAATGTACATCAAATCATAGAGGGGATTTACACCAATGAAAATATGACTTTTTCAGAAAAAGAGAAACAATTTATGGCCGCAAACCTGCCTCAATCCGAAATACAGCGATTTATTAGACCTATTGAAATCGGTAGATTAGCCGCATTTGTATGTAGCCCATATGCGTCTGCATTTAAGGGTTCTCCAATCCGTATGGATGGGGGAATGGTGCCAACTATTTTTTAA
- a CDS encoding aldo/keto reductase — MTYIAQENRYEQMKYRRIGRSGVRLPAISLGLWQNFGGDKPFEDSRAMILRAFDLGVSHFDLANNYGPPPGSAEETFGHVLKKDLAPYRDELFISTKAGYYMWPGPYGEWGSRKNLLASLDRSLQRMGLDYVDVFYHHRPDGDTPLEESMGALAHAVKTGKALYVGLSNYGPEETKQAAAILKNLGTPLLVHQPMYSMLNRWIENGLQDVLTEVGAGTVAFCPLGRGQLTGKYIDKLEAEFKTGLRTLKLEAISQERINKFRALEAIAKRRGQTLPQIALTWALREGGVDSVLIGASRVGQIEENVQAVHADPLSAADLQEIDQVMHNIGDVPW; from the coding sequence GTGACTTATATTGCACAAGAGAATCGATACGAACAGATGAAATATCGGCGGATTGGACGGAGCGGTGTCAGGCTCCCGGCCATTTCGCTCGGCTTGTGGCAAAATTTCGGTGGGGACAAACCGTTTGAGGATAGTCGTGCAATGATACTACGCGCCTTTGATCTTGGTGTCTCGCACTTTGATTTGGCAAACAATTATGGACCGCCTCCCGGATCGGCCGAGGAGACCTTTGGACACGTTTTAAAAAAGGACCTCGCACCTTATCGGGATGAGCTGTTTATTTCAACAAAAGCTGGCTACTATATGTGGCCTGGCCCGTACGGTGAGTGGGGATCGAGAAAAAACCTGCTTGCAAGCCTGGATCGCAGCCTTCAGCGAATGGGACTCGACTATGTCGATGTCTTTTACCATCATCGTCCCGATGGTGATACCCCCTTAGAGGAATCGATGGGAGCGCTTGCTCATGCTGTGAAAACAGGCAAAGCACTGTATGTCGGTTTATCCAATTACGGACCGGAGGAGACGAAGCAAGCAGCTGCGATCCTTAAAAACCTTGGTACACCGCTGCTCGTCCACCAGCCTATGTATTCGATGCTGAACCGGTGGATTGAGAACGGATTGCAGGACGTGCTGACTGAAGTAGGAGCCGGCACAGTGGCTTTCTGCCCGCTTGGTCGCGGACAGTTGACGGGAAAATACATCGATAAGCTGGAAGCTGAGTTTAAAACAGGCCTGCGCACGTTGAAACTAGAGGCCATATCTCAGGAGCGGATTAACAAATTCCGTGCGCTGGAGGCGATCGCGAAGCGCCGGGGTCAAACGTTGCCGCAAATAGCGTTGACATGGGCGCTGCGCGAAGGAGGTGTGGATTCGGTGCTAATCGGTGCAAGCCGTGTAGGTCAAATCGAGGAAAACGTGCAAGCAGTACACGCGGATCCGCTATCGGCAGCGGATCTTCAAGAGATAGACCAGGTTATGCATAATATCGGGGATGTCCCCTGGTAA